The Vigna radiata var. radiata cultivar VC1973A chromosome 6, Vradiata_ver6, whole genome shotgun sequence DNA segment atatatatatatatatatataaaattaaaagtagtatataattataataataagtttgTGAAAGATGACAAGAGGCTAATAAAGAGTTGTAGTTGATGGGTTGCGAGTCAAGCCACTTTTAACTTGACTTGAACCCATTTAACCTATAGGTTAAGTGAGTGTAGTCCAATTCAActcaaataattcataattcaacccataattaaaaaaaaaagcttaataaCTTGTTTAGTTCccactttggttgaaaaattaCAAGTTGATATTCAcctaattttttgtttcaaattactAATGACATTCATGACACGTCATGtgtcaatattttaaattgttatttattttacaattttattttgttgtctaTATGATTTTTAGTGTCATATAAAATTACCCGGGTCACATGTTAATATCAATGTAAATTCCAGACAAAACATTAGCCTATTAAGGTTTTGCTAAGTTCCAAACGAAAACATCATACTCCACCATTATGTCTACAtgtttataaaaacataaaactgaaataaatgtatataaactgagaaatcatatataaaatgcTAGTATGAGACCCGTGTATATACatgagtttattttttcttttagaataataaatattaagattaaaaaataacatttgaaaataagtttatttgtgctcaatttaaaattgacataataatttaatagtgtTATgcagtaaaataatattattaaaattttgaattttaaatattacattaaatgaaataaagtagCATTGCTTTTTTTGGTGTAGTTCacgatgataataataataataatacaaataaatatactagtaataatagtaatactaatagtagtaataataattaaaaactatatacttttcataattaaaagTTACATATGTCTGAATTCATATTTTGAAAGTGGTGAACTTTAAATCAACATGCTCCATCCATAATGTTGTTAAGACGTGATTTAAGTGGTGGTATGTGTCTAACTAATGCAAGTCCATCAATCTTGGCAGTTCCATGATTAAGGAGTTTTCAACGACTTTTCAAGGAGTAAACGTTGACATCTATCGTGAATACTAGTCACATAAGACAAAGTTGGAGGGAAATGCAAAATTACCTTAAAAACCGAGAACCATATTACAAAAAGCAAACGCACTGAAGGGTAGAAGTGTAAACTGCAAAACCAATGGGtcaaatgacaaaaaaactGATGTTGGATACttgtcaattaaaaaaatagggGTGTAAACGTAATATTAGTGATAATGACCAATAAACCTTAAAATGGGATATGTGTCAACTAACTAATGTGGGATATAAATGTAAATTACTCTGGGGTTTGTTTCTTATATTGTAAGTAGATGAGTGATTTCGgggttttttagacttaattAACTCGCAAAGctgttatataatataattcaatttttcattaatgttttaatCTGTTACGTGAAGTTTTCTGCGAGTTTGTCCATAATTGACTTAACTTTGATGAAAAATACTcgtacatgaaaaaaaaaataatattgataatatttaattttttaattatatatatatatatatatggatttgttAAATACGTAAGCTCTTTTtcaattgatatattttagtaaagTGTATCGAATAATATCTTTACATattatggattttaagttttaaagtcaaattgcatttgaataattttcattcttaaaactaaaaaaaacaatgaaagaaacCCGAAAACTAttactcacctctctctctCATCCCTCATTCTTCTCAACCTTTCCTCCATGTCTCTCACTTCAACATTCTATATATCATCCCTTCAATAgttccaactgaaaaaaaaaatcagaaacacacACCTAATCCTAATTCACCTTTTTCACTTTTCCAATCtatttctctctcgtctccatcCTTTCTCTCACCACACAGAACAACCCGTGACATcgcaatttgttgctcttgctcggtttgttcatttgttttccactttaataataaagtaattcatgaaaaaaatttcaaaatagaaatgattaataaaaaatttctatgaaattttgaaagagcaaaaaatattatttttatcgaATCATATCATTATATTGACAATTGCAAAAAACTATTCATACTATGAACGTAGTATAATGGCAGTCGGGCAAGTATGCCCCCATCATCTAGTGGTTCAGGACATCTCTCTTTCAAGGAGGGAGCGGGGATTCGACTTGACTAGTTTACTAATTTCAggttgatttttaattagttggtATATCAATGCAATTTTTCTTAGAAACCTCTCAATATTATGTAATCTGCTCAAATCTAGAATATGTGTaatttgttagaatatttttattctttttaaaaaaatgaaatgaaaatatgtttatcaatatgaaatatttaaaagggAATGAACAATGATCTCTTTTCTAAATAAGGGGACAAAGTCAACAACAATAATTTTCTCTATTGATAACCCTCTTCAATAATTTGTTCCTTTTAAATCATTTAGTATGATATTCAGGAACTtcatcttttgttgtgttttgacGCTGGTTATACACAACAATCGCTGGTATTTAGAAACATTCATCAATCAACTGAATATTGTTTTCTCACTAAAAGACTTAGGACATATGCATTACTTTCTTAGCATTAAAGAGCAAATGAATGACAGTGGAAATTACCTAAGGCAAACTAATtacataaaagatattttgaagtTGCCTGTCCAACACCAATAGTGGCTGGTAGACAATTTAATAGAAAAGGGGAACCAATGACTAATGTTACTTTGTACAAAAAAGTCATAGGTGCATTGTAATATTTGACCAACACAAGGCTAGACATTGCTTTTGCTACAACAAACTCAGTCATTACATGAGCACACCTACCGTGGATCACTAGTAAGGAATAAAAAGAATACTAAGATATCTTCAAGACACAATGAACTTATGTTTGCACATAAAACCTTCAAATGATCTTGACATAATGGGATATTATGATACAGATTGGGCAAGTAGTAATGATGACAGAAAATCCATGGCAGGACAATGTTTGTTTCTTGGAGAAACTCTTGTTTTCTAGTCTTCAAGAAATCAAAAGATAGTTCCACGATCAagcacaaaattaaaatatagagcCCAATATTATTTTGCTTGTGAAATAGTTTGGATTAGATCTTTATTGATAgaactaaaactacaaatgcTCAGAAAACCAATTCTAAGATGTGATAACCTAAGTGTTTAGTCAATTGCTTCTAATCTAGTCAAATATGCACAATCTAAATACATTGAGATAAATGTGCACTACATACGTGATCAAGTCTTACAAACTGATCAAATTATAGATTGTTTGACTTTCTAAGAAACAAACTTGACATGATCAAGTTACCACCAATTTAAGAGAAAGAGTTACACAAATATTCTGTTAAATATCCTATCATTTATGACTCTTAATTTTGGtcattcacaatatttttttatagtataatattacaataataattcatCAACAtcctatttaagaaaatatttatgtgTATTATCATAATTCATTATTCCTTGTATTTAAACATTACCTAATCAATACAATTATCACATTCATACTATAATACTATTTTCTATATGAAAAGACCAGAGTCATTGAAGTTAAAAATGAGGACAATGTATGTGTGGAATGTCCATGGGGACAATGGCAATGCTTTTTTTTGGAAAAGCTGACACTGCTCAAAGTAAACATACATAgttcatgttttcttttatgaatttaaaatatttcttttactgtgaaaaaataaaagaaataaaaaactgtTGTTTCTGTGATGGAGTGTATTTCCTTGAAAATGGTGATGTGTTGTGCTTCACAtaagaagaaaagagacaaaaagcaactattgataaaagaaaatgtgtgaaaaatgtgataaaaaataCATGATATACTAggtatatataatttgattttttttttatttaaaaacaattcatcaacatctttttaattaatttaagcacatcaaatatttattttatattatttttagttacaGAACAATTtcgtattttttatttttcatttattaaaactgtcatttatattattaataaattttattttcaaatctattcacttttatgttcaaaattctttcaaaataaataatacaaattttattttcaaatttttgtaaatttactcactcattttttttctcaaattcattaataaatgttgtgattgtttaaaaaataaatgaaatataaaaaacacaaaGGGTACATTTAAGGTTTTTgaacattttcacaaaaattgCATCTTGTAAAATCATGAAGTTTATATTTTCCAGACAAATTAAAATTCTCCTCAATGAAAAAATCGCACAACTTCAAACTCTTAAATGCactatttataacattttttttaagtactCCTTCTTATATTACttacaaaacaataatatataatttaaaaggaaaatagtatgagaaattttcataatatttttataatagttatcAATCATTAACTTTTAgcttaaaagatttaaaattaaaatgaatcaGTTTTCGAAATTTCTTTCCAAATCCTATTCAattaaatgaaaggaaaaatatatacatttttttatttaacacggattaatttatacttttttttgtgttactcactttttttctaagaattgttatttaaattttaacttttcaattgGATTTTATTAAAGGAAATCGATTTTCTTCTCACAGAAAAGAATCTATTTATAAGCCGTAAATAAATCAACCAACAATAACTCTTTTCACACTACATACAACTTTCACCTTTATCACctttattgtttttatcattttgtgtcTCGAAAGTAAATTAAAGTATTCAATAATGATATtatgatattacataaattttttatatttattgtgacattatttgttatctttataatttttttttaaaatataaaaaattatttttttatgatttttttttatcttgtttgaaatgaatgttaAAGTTAGATTACCATACTCCTATATTATACCGcagtttgtttgaaaatttttgaatcTTAGAATGGTCCCTTGCATTATTGAAGCCTATACACATTATAATCTAATCCAGCTTTCTggtcatattttgaattatttcttaaattaagcAAAGGTAGGTACCTCAAACATGATTTCTAATGAAACAAGCGTGACACCTTCAACATTTATTCGTAGTCGTAATTAATGTTATCTcacttttcttctatttttaaggCATGAATTGCACCTTGCAAGTTTTCTAATGGggaattaagaaaaagattggTTACCAATGCCAACCTCCAACTACAAGTAAAACTTAACCCAAAGTCAATTTTGTCCCTATGGGGAGtgtatttagaaaaaattaaactgaaaaaaaaacttttatttccttagattaattaattgaaCTTTGATATTCAACGCGGTTAGATGTGACACGAACAACAAGAAATATTtatgaaagggaaaaaaatcttaaataataataataataataatcaacgTAACGTTTGAACTGTGAAGGTGATTTCAATATTCAAGGAGAAATAGGtgtatgaaaaaattatataataaaaaaaaatgcatatgcAAGAAGAAAGAAGGCATTGACAAAGAAGAACATGTGCAAAGAGTGGAAGCTTAGTGGACATTAAATGGAACAACCCCTTCCTTTCTCTGCACTTTCTTTTGCTTTCAGTTCTCACTCTCTCTCCTCTTCTTATTAAAAACACAATCGCATATCTCCCTTCAAACTTCTCACTCTATTCCACCCTTCTCTCTCCCTTTCTCTGTTCTCAGATCCATTGTTTTTTCTCACAGTTTCTGCCACTTTTTCCAAACACGCCCTTATCTCATGTAAGAACATCTCTCCCATCTTCCTCGGATTACTTTCCATAatccattttcattttgtctatttttttttattatgttcgGAATTCggttgtgtttgtgtttgtgtttttttggtTCGAAGAGAAGGGAGGATTGAGATTACATGTCTGACAAGACAATTTGGTCGTGTGGTGGAGACTTCTCGTATTTTGTCTGTATTCATCGTTATCCTACCGCGGTTGCAACTTTGTTTCTTTCGTTGCCATTATTGTTCTGCCACACTCAACTTGTTTTTGGACTCATCGGAAATTTGAGTTGCTGAAAAATcgtgaataaatttatttattgtgatgaataaaaacctttttttcgttaacttttactttaaataaaaatcggTGAGAGAGATTTTTCGTTGTTGCGTGTGTAATGCCAAATGCAACTACCACGTTTAAATGAGGCGATTGGACTGCACGACGCGTGGATATAGCTGTAGCCAGTTGTCTGTGATTTTTAGAGagataagataaaaattttaaaacacacgTTCAAaatttatgactattttattcatttatttaattagctaTTTAATTgtggtttttaaattttttaaatttctccgCGCGCTACTCACTGACATGGCCATGTGCTTCTCGTTTCTTCATTGACGGTTTGATTCCACTGTTGGTTTCTGGGCCTGTTCGGAGAGGGTGATGGCCCACATAACTGGGCCCATATTGAGGATGGTGTGGGAAAAGTTACAGCATACATATCTTAGCACTATCATATTAAAGACTTTGTAGTCATCTTTTCAAGCCATCTTAAGGCCTTACGCTAACTAATTATTCCATCTTTTGAACTTTGAATGCTgatgtttattttcttctttgggGTTGTTGTTGATAGCAGAGTTTCTCTTTTGGGCTAGAACTTGCTCTCGCAAATGGCAACCTCTGGGGTAAGTGTGATGGAGCTTAATTTTTGAGCTATACATGTATGGTTGCTTCAGAAGAATGATGAGTTTATTGATGCGTGTGTTAATGgtgggttttctttttttgttttgtttcagtTTCATCCTAGAAAGGTGATGAACAGGTTGCCGTCGAAGAAGTCCCATCCTTGGTGGTGGGATAGTCACATCAGTCCCAAGAATTCTAAGTGGCTTTCAGAGAACCTAGAGGGTATGCAATTGCAATCATCTTATACATAAATTGTTGCTCTGATACTTCTAATTCTTAAATATAAGTTCTCTATATATCAAGCTTTTTTGGTGCAAAAGCTTCGTGAACCTGTAATACGCATTCTCTGTTTTCATGCGGCAAGGTTTAATGCGTAATAAAAACTACATGTATTAAGATTAGTTGGCCTAAAATTTCTATGAATTTTGCAGAAATTGAACATCATTATAGCACTTACAAATCAACCCAATTACTTTTGACAACCAAAATCGAATAGGGGTGTAAGTAGGTAAATAGGTGTTCAGGTAATTCCTCCCGATATCTTTGGTTCACTTGAAATCAGTATCAACAACTTTTAACTGGTGGTCTAGGTTATGTTCAGGTCTTGAGCAACACCCCCTCCCCAACACCCACTCCTTTACAAAAAGAAGAACTGAACAATGCCTTTCAATTTGTCTTGGATCAGGTTGACTGGTGGTTTAGGGttgtcttttatattatttacacTCTGATACTCTAcctatattatactttttaacaCTGTTATACTTCTGTCCTATTCTTATCCCCACAAAATACCACTGCCTGTCTGATTGACAAGTTTTTCCATTTCTGCCACTACGTGAATCTGGCTATTTGACATTTCTGCCAACTGGGACCAGTACTAAACACCTGTATGACTAGAGAGccataaaacatttttattagttGATATGCCATATTCAAACTTTTTTCTCGATTCTAATATTCTGTGTATTCAgaagaaaaactacaaaacaaatattgtttaaactttGGGAAAAAGTGTGTTTCGAATTTTAAACAGTTCGACTGATATGCTTCTATCTTTAAGCGGACTCtactattataatttgaaattattatctCCTATAAAGAGATTTAGCATCTCTAGTGAGTCAGGGAACTTTAGAAGAGGATCTTTGTTGCAACCTCATACTTCATGGTAGTTTGAAAtgcatgaatttatatatataatcgtAATTTGAGCTAGTGATTTTCTAATCAATGGTTATAATTCCACACTTCTCTCTCCACCCTCACTTTAGAGAAGCCAGACTTTGCTGTAAGATATCTatgaatattaattatctttttgttttggtGAATGGAATTCTAATTAGTTATCTTTATTAGACCATATAACTCTACTGTCTACATTCATGTTAAACTCAACTGTGGAACATATATGAACTCCTGTTTTTCCTAAAGGGGCATTAATGTTTAGGTTCTGTAAAATCATTCTCATCCAAAAGTTATTCCCAGGCATATCTTTTGACTATTATTCCTATTGATGGAGGTGGGTGGAATTTATTCCCACGAGAATGATATAAGCTAATAAAAAGAATACTTTTTAAAGATATTCATGTTTTATAATTGCATATTCcttgcaattatttttaaaggatCCCTACCAAATACTGAACATGGAAATGATATATTTCAGAAATACCGTTCTCAGGAATATCAATCCTGGTTATCCCCATCAGTGTAATgttatttcttgaaaaaaaaattgtgacctaaatataaatttcttcccCTTTATTCCTTCCATGAATGCACCTCTTAAGCTGAAAGATTCTTCAAAGAATTCTGTTTTCTACACTTTTATGATGCCTGTTACtcttgttaataaattttgctTTTAGACTGCCAAGCTTACAGTCTTCTGCTGGCTAAACAAAGAGAGCTATTGACCTTTGTCACTTAGTCTAAGCAAAGGGCAAGTTAAATCTGGTGAAGTAGTTGTTGTCATTGTGATATGATCATCTCTTCTTTCCCATGGTTTCCTGGATATGAATTCTCTAGTTCTTTTTGAGGGGGTTGGGGAAGGGGTTTTgcattttgttatatttaagtcaatcctttttttatcataatgtCGTCCAAGAAAATGACATGATTTTCAACTTCAGAGATGGATCAGAGCGTGAAGCGCATGTTGAAGCTGATAGAAGAGGATGCAGATTCATTTGCCAAAAGGGCTGAAATGTATTATCAGAAGAGGCCAGAATTGGTTGCTCTGGTTGAGGAATTTTACCGTCGTTACCGGGCTCTGGCTGAACGTTATGATCATGTGACAGGAGAATTGAGAAAGAATATACCCTCTGATCTCCAATCCCAAGGGTCTGGTATTTCTGATGCTGGCTCTGAACCGACCTTGCCTTCTCCTACTCCAAAGAGAGGGGGTCGTCTTAAATCCAGTAACCGACCTGCTGGATTTGATTACTTTCTTGGCTCCAGTGGAAATGGTTCTGATGCACAAAAAGATGGGGATGAATCCTCTACTTTGACAGATTCTGAGAACGAATCTGATGATTCGTCAGTTAATTCTGGTTTCTTACAGAATGGAAGTGATCTGTGGATAAACAGAAGAATAATAGAGTTGGAAACCGAGCTACGTGAGTTAAAAGGAAAGCTATGGATGCAGGAAGAGGAACATGCAGAGGTTTCATCTAGGGGATCAAGAAATGAGAATTCTGAGGATTTTTATACCAAAATCAACGCCTATGAACAAGAACTGATGAATGTTAACGACAAGTTAAGACTTTCAGAAGAAGAAattactaaactgaaaattgaGCTAGAAAAATACGGACCCTTTAATGCTGAAAATACGGAGGCTGGTTTTGAGTTTTCATCAACTAAAGAAGACGTCAATGATGGAGGGGAAGCCCTGGAGCACAAGATGATAGAGGTTGAAGGAAGTATTGATGTTGTGGATAAGGCATTGTCTGACCAAAATGCTGAGATTGAGTCGCTTGCAAGGGAGCTAAGAATTACCAAAGAAAATCTCAAAGCTTCAGAAGAACAAATTACTTCACTGAAGTTTGAGGCCAATAATTCGTCTGAAAGAATTCAGCAGTTGTTGAATCAGCTTGATTTGGCTACTAAAGACATTGCTACTtggaaaaacaaattcaatagtGAGAAAAGAGAGAGCACCAAACTCAATGAAAGACTTGCAAGGTTAAAGACTA contains these protein-coding regions:
- the LOC106764853 gene encoding protein NETWORKED 4A, with product MATSGFHPRKVMNRLPSKKSHPWWWDSHISPKNSKWLSENLEEMDQSVKRMLKLIEEDADSFAKRAEMYYQKRPELVALVEEFYRRYRALAERYDHVTGELRKNIPSDLQSQGSGISDAGSEPTLPSPTPKRGGRLKSSNRPAGFDYFLGSSGNGSDAQKDGDESSTLTDSENESDDSSVNSGFLQNGSDLWINRRIIELETELRELKGKLWMQEEEHAEVSSRGSRNENSEDFYTKINAYEQELMNVNDKLRLSEEEITKLKIELEKYGPFNAENTEAGFEFSSTKEDVNDGGEALEHKMIEVEGSIDVVDKALSDQNAEIESLARELRITKENLKASEEQITSLKFEANNSSERIQQLLNQLDLATKDIATWKNKFNSEKRESTKLNERLARLKTSLSDRDQEVRDLKTAVSDAEEKIFPEKAELKSEMSKLLEERTHLEEHIRDWECRGRSFEDEIRKIQSEKVETEENLRVAILLLKENIELREITIKDLNTSLDTLQLEKDNLHVEVGLLKEELNSKDVRIEHLNNHLNQLHMEHVQLIVGMEEAHKQVEELKSKAKQFEEEIDRQKTVILDGAEEKREVIRQLCFSLEHYRNSYNMLRQHVMGHKRVPVLAA